GAGcgtaatttttatagtaaaattaatttcgaaGGCGGAATTTCGGCTCATgataagaagaaataaaacaattttgaagagtttgttctAATTTTTAGACGTAGCTATCAAATACGGTCTAAACAGTATCAATCAGTAATAATCTCGACAAAgtgtatttaaaaaggttttattttgatcagtgaaaacaaataatttttaacagtttaccaattattataaaagttaaaaataacattggttTAACGTGATTTGgtctatctatttatttatttaaaacagtaagtttaaatgtgtaaataacaaaataatatccatAATTAAGGCGTCACACACACAACAACATTTTCTCTTtacatacacaaacacacatatGCAACGAAAGGCTAAAGcccaataattatttaactataataattacaaatatctCCTTGGCAACATTcttataaaagtatttagatAAAATGAGCACGGGTTTTGAGCGtgagatattttaaaactggTCTGTATATAAGCaatttaaagaagtatttattacaCCTCTCTTGTAATTGTAAAAGCGAGAGAGCATATACACAGTATAGAGTAgcctctcgcttccacgattGCGTCAGTTATACTTTAAAAGGAGGTTGCAGGCTTTTTGTGCGTTCGAAAGTGGTGATAGATTTTCTgatacaatataataacatggccaaatattgaaatgttaatcagttttaaattttaaacttatgcTATCTTTTCGATTTCAcggtaaaaatgtattaaaatacaatgtataAAGCTCAAAAAATTACCAAAGATTTTACTTATtactaaatgtatttgttaagcAACAGTTTTGTTCCTTTCTTTTGAGAGTCTTTCTGCTTCCTCTATAGAATCTGGTAAAGGTACGTTGATGGTTTCTGGTAGAGTGAAGACTAGAAGACCAGCTAATACAGCTAACGTGCCGAAGAATATCGATGGCAGGTTGTCGTAGTACAACGCCTGgggaaaaaaaaatggttagaACAATTGTATTTGGTAAAACATTTAGGGGAGTGCCTTGGAGGACAATCTTAAGAAGTAAACCAGTACAGGATGAATAACTTCATTTTTAAACtggtcaatattttttgtttgtttgatcggTAACTGTTATATTATGGAAAAGTTCAGATTTTCTAATTAAGTAGGTATCACTGGACAATAtcagttttactttaatattaggCTGAAAAAACACACAACTAAATTCAAGCTAGGCAGATTCATACTCACTCAAGCATTATACCTTGCCAAGAGACATAGCAATTCAAAGAAACctgaaaatgtttcaatttaccAAAAGTcatacaaaactattaaaaaaagaggACAAACTAGAACTTACCAGTAAAGGTGTCAAAGGCGCTAACGTAGACCCGACCCTTCCAGTAGACGAACATACAGCTAAGAGCGACTGCCTGACATTGGTAGGGAAGACTTCAGACACGTAGATATAGACTGAGCTGTAAGCCACCGTGATGGAGAACTTGCCGGAGAGGTAGAAAACAAGAGACCACCAACTTTGATCTGTTGGAAGATTGGAGGTGATTAGCGAATGTTTGTAACATATGTTGGTCCAGTAAAGGATAATGGTCAAGTTTATGACTAAGAAACTTTTGATGTCTTGGAAGGTTGGAGGTGATTAGCAAATGTTTGTCATGTATGTTGGTCCAGTAAAGGCCAAAGGTTAAGTTGATAACTAAGACATAAGTGAGTCTGATTCAGTTGAATGCGAAGGCTTTTGGTTCATACCAATTGGTTGACAAGCACCAACATGGAAGTAATGTTATAGGTATAAGAAAATAACATAAGTAGAAAAGGTTATTTTGCTGTATTTCTCGATTCCCAAATTAATTTGTCATAGAAATTAAATGTCGCTGTTTCAATTAGATTAAAATCATTGGTTTTAAAACGCAACTTGGCTTTCATAAGCTGTTTACGCCAAgtcaacataatttaaatttcaaattgattacTACAGTGTAAGCTGAAAAACCATTCAACTAAATCCTTAAATCAATATAAGATAATCAAACTTCAAATTCAACGCAAATCGAAGATCATgataattacttttcaaatcGGAATCCCAGATTCATTTATTCATTcgaatgtttacaaaacaaacgaatttGCAAACGCTAACTTTGTGAAAACCGcgtgaattattatttatgtttcagtATCTTCGTTTGCTCGTCGGCTTTTGAAATCACTTTAACCAGAACATTCCATTAATTCAGGCTGTCATACCAGCAGTGATTACTAAATAAACAGTACTGACGCAATTTTTTCTCAAAACTTGTGATCGTGtctgttttaataattagaaattgaaTTAAAGTGATGTCTATAATTTCCATCGGTATTCTACCCTAAGCATTtgtaatcaaaaaaatattaaccagTCATGAAAATCTTACCTTTGGGCAGGAAAGACAAGCTGATGCAAAGGATCGCACTTAAAATGTAAGTGATGATCATGACCCTCTTCCTTCCAAATCTGTCCAACACGAACAAGCAAACAAAATTCGCTGGGATCTCAATAAAAGCCACCAGCATGAAGTTTATATACTTGTTTCCAGCTAACGAGACCGAGTTAATGGACAGTCCGTAGTAAACGAATGTACAGGTTATCCAAAGATAGGAGCAGGTGACCAATCTCCTCCTAATAATACTCGATCTAATCACTTGAAAAAATATCGAAGTCTTCACTTCTTCTACTTCTGTTTCTTCTTTATCTTCTATCGGTTTCTTTTCCAGCTCTTGGAGTGGAGATGAAACGTTTTCGGATAATTTTACGTTGTTCATTTTTGCTGCCTTTTCTAAGATCACGACAGCTTCATCGTGTCTGCCCTTGCTTAAAAGCCATCTGatactttcatttaaaatccATAGATATGAGAATACTAAACAGGATGGGGCGTATATAACTCTGAGGAGTGTTCTCCAGTCTTGTAGTAACCAGGATAGACTAGCTAAAGTCATCAGTCCAAATACGAATACTACGTTTATCAAAGTGTTTCCAAATACTCTTCCCTTTGGACCTACAAGTTCCATGGCTGAAAGGAAAATAACCGTGAAAAAGTTTGTAAACGTGAtgttaattatacaaaattcttGGTTACCCTGCTAGGCTGTTTACGGAAAGGCCAAAATTTGATGAGctacattttttatacaaattattacGAATACCTAATCACAGCTATTTCTCATTACAATTCATGTCAGATTCAGATACTTTCATGTTTCGTTAATGTACAAACtccttgtttttatttctgctaTCCATCTTTCAGACTTATGAGAGACTGGCAGTAACTTACCCAGAACAAAAGCAGTCGTATAAGCACCAGCTCCAAACCCAGCTTCCAAGAACTCCAATGACACCATCATTACATAGTTTGTAGAAAAGGACCTTGTGAATCCAAATATACAATTCATAAGGGCAGCTATGGATAATGCGACTTTCCTTCCATATCTGTCTGATATAATACCAGTTAGAGGTAGAGAGAGAAAAAGTCCAGAATTATGAATGGT
The genomic region above belongs to Trichoplusia ni isolate ovarian cell line Hi5 chromosome 5, tn1, whole genome shotgun sequence and contains:
- the LOC113493832 gene encoding organic cation transporter protein-like is translated as MSKDHTLVGLDAILNELGPFGKYNIINFALYLFPCFLAGMYGSVFIFEASDIGYRCQVNECESISNTSLWLEHAIPKEKGVYAKCFRHPLLENVTSSNSSCTANAFDTTVREACTSYVYSDEDSAVKDFDLGCLNWKRTLIGTIHNSGLFLSLPLTGIISDRYGRKVALSIAALMNCIFGFTRSFSTNYVMMVSLEFLEAGFGAGAYTTAFVLAMELVGPKGRVFGNTLINVVFVFGLMTLASLSWLLQDWRTLLRVIYAPSCLVFSYLWILNESIRWLLSKGRHDEAVVILEKAAKMNNVKLSENVSSPLQELEKKPIEDKEETEVEEVKTSIFFQVIRSSIIRRRLVTCSYLWITCTFVYYGLSINSVSLAGNKYINFMLVAFIEIPANFVCLFVLDRFGRKRVMIITYILSAILCISLSFLPKDQSWWSLVFYLSGKFSITVAYSSVYIYVSEVFPTNVRQSLLAVCSSTGRVGSTLAPLTPLLALYYDNLPSIFFGTLAVLAGLLVFTLPETINVPLPDSIEEAERLSKERNKTVA